In a single window of the Azospirillum sp. B510 genome:
- the rbsB gene encoding ribose ABC transporter substrate-binding protein RbsB — protein sequence MRKLLTATTVAATALFASASAQAADTIALVVSTLNNPFFVTLKNGAESKAKALGYNLLVLDSQNDPAKELANVEDVVNKKVKLLLVNPTDSDAVRSAVRSANRAKIPVVTLDRSANGGEVVSHIASDNVAGGRMAGQLVVDMLKGQGAVVELQGLPGASAARDRGKGFHEVVDKAAGIKVVASQPADFDRTKALNVMENILQAQQKIDVVFAHNDEMALGAAKAVQASGRKIPVVGFDGTDEGVAAISAGTLTASVAQQAGLIGEKGVETADKVLKGETVPAFTPVELKLVAK from the coding sequence ATGCGCAAGCTTCTGACCGCCACCACCGTTGCCGCCACCGCCCTGTTCGCCTCGGCCAGCGCCCAGGCGGCCGACACCATCGCGCTCGTCGTCTCGACCCTCAACAACCCCTTCTTCGTCACGTTGAAGAACGGGGCGGAGAGCAAGGCCAAGGCGCTCGGCTACAATCTGCTGGTCCTCGATTCCCAGAACGACCCGGCCAAGGAGCTGGCCAATGTCGAGGATGTGGTGAACAAGAAGGTCAAGCTGCTGCTGGTCAACCCGACCGATTCCGACGCGGTGCGCTCGGCGGTCCGTTCGGCCAACCGCGCCAAGATCCCGGTGGTGACGCTCGACCGTTCGGCCAATGGCGGCGAGGTCGTGTCGCACATCGCGTCCGACAATGTGGCGGGCGGCCGCATGGCCGGGCAGCTGGTGGTCGACATGCTGAAGGGCCAGGGCGCCGTCGTCGAGTTGCAGGGCCTGCCGGGCGCGTCCGCCGCCCGCGACCGCGGCAAGGGCTTCCACGAGGTGGTCGACAAGGCCGCCGGCATCAAGGTGGTGGCGAGCCAGCCGGCCGACTTCGACCGCACCAAGGCGCTGAACGTCATGGAGAACATCCTCCAGGCCCAGCAGAAGATCGACGTCGTGTTCGCCCACAATGACGAGATGGCGCTGGGCGCGGCCAAGGCGGTGCAGGCGTCGGGCCGCAAGATCCCGGTGGTCGGCTTCGACGGCACCGACGAGGGCGTCGCCGCCATCAGCGCCGGCACCCTGACCGCCTCGGTCGCCCAGCAGGCCGGTCTGATCGGCGAGAAGGGTGTCGAGACCGCCGACAAGGTGCTGAAGGGCGAGACGGTCCCGGCCTTCACCCCGGTCGAGCTGAAGCTGGTGGCGAAGTAA
- the rbsC gene encoding ribose ABC transporter permease has product MRAGRETTMTMLIRFLSRNKPLVGLVVLMAVVAILSPSFMTIDNLLNILRQTSINAVIAVGMTYVILSGGIDLSVGSVLAFCGAVCAWLVAGDMSIWLAIPLTLLLGAGLGAVNGIVVGTGGVQPFVATLVAMTMLRGATLVFTDGRPITTGTGAAADAFWSVGGGYLLGIPVPVVVAAVVFAVCGLVLTRTRFGRYTYAVGGNEVVARLSGIRVNVEKTTIYALSGLLAALAGVILTARLESAQPTAGAGYELDAIAAVVVGGTSLSGGKGTLFGTLVGALIIGVLNNALNLMDVSSYYQMIAKGAVILLAVLADSRKSS; this is encoded by the coding sequence ATGAGGGCAGGAAGAGAGACGACGATGACCATGCTGATACGCTTCCTGTCCCGCAACAAGCCGCTGGTCGGTCTGGTCGTGCTGATGGCGGTTGTCGCCATTCTCAGCCCCAGCTTCATGACCATCGACAATCTGCTGAACATCCTGCGGCAGACCTCGATCAACGCGGTGATCGCGGTGGGCATGACCTATGTCATCCTGTCCGGCGGCATCGACCTGTCGGTCGGCTCGGTCCTCGCCTTCTGCGGCGCGGTCTGCGCCTGGCTGGTGGCGGGGGATATGTCGATCTGGCTCGCCATTCCGCTCACCCTGCTGCTGGGTGCCGGGCTGGGTGCCGTGAACGGCATCGTCGTCGGCACCGGCGGCGTGCAGCCCTTCGTCGCCACGCTGGTCGCCATGACCATGCTGCGCGGCGCCACGCTGGTGTTCACCGACGGGCGGCCGATCACCACCGGGACCGGTGCCGCGGCCGACGCCTTCTGGAGCGTCGGCGGCGGCTATCTGCTCGGCATTCCGGTGCCGGTGGTGGTCGCGGCCGTCGTCTTCGCCGTCTGCGGCCTCGTCCTGACCCGGACCCGCTTCGGCCGCTACACCTACGCGGTCGGCGGCAACGAGGTGGTGGCCCGGCTGTCGGGCATCCGCGTCAATGTCGAGAAGACCACGATCTACGCCCTGTCGGGCCTGCTGGCCGCGCTGGCCGGCGTCATCCTGACCGCCCGGCTGGAAAGCGCGCAGCCGACCGCCGGCGCCGGTTACGAGCTGGACGCCATCGCCGCCGTGGTGGTCGGCGGCACCAGCCTGTCGGGCGGCAAGGGCACCCTGTTCGGCACGCTGGTCGGCGCCCTCATCATCGGGGTGCTGAACAACGCGCTGAACCTGATGGACGTCTCCTCCTATTACCAGATGATCGCGAAGGGTGCGGTCATCCTGCTCGCGGTGCTCGCCGACAGCCGCAAGTCGTCGTAA
- a CDS encoding sugar ABC transporter ATP-binding protein codes for MDPNTGFLLDLQGVGKGFNGVTVLDGVDFRLRGGEVMALIGENGAGKSTLMRIVTGIIPPDSASAMMFRGRAVSFTAPRQAIDAGIAMIHQELNLLPHLSVSDNIWLGREPLNRLGLIDRARMRREAAALLRRLRQTIDPDRPVGSLSVGQQQMVEIARALSLNAELIIMDEPTDALTDVETAVLFEVIRGLKAEGKGIVYISHRLGEIFALCDSVTVLRDGHMVHRGAVADLDEAALIRHMVGRSISDQYPYLPCPAGPERLAVEGVSAEGVNDVGFTAAGGEILGFAGLMGAGRTELGKAIFGASRLRAGRVRVDGAEVRLRHPRDGVAAGIAYVPEDRKAEGLIQSHSIRTNMSLAALKRLCGPAGVVRQSDERSAIDRFMAAFSVKAHGIGAEVRTLSGGNQQKISLAKALMLSPKIVILDEPTRGVDVGARREIYGLINGLKAQGLCILLMSSDMPELLGLSDRILVMAGGRITGRFGRDEATQEKIMACAIG; via the coding sequence ATGGATCCCAACACCGGGTTCCTGCTCGACCTCCAGGGGGTCGGCAAGGGGTTCAACGGCGTCACGGTGCTGGACGGGGTGGATTTCCGCCTGCGCGGCGGCGAGGTCATGGCCCTGATCGGCGAGAATGGCGCCGGCAAATCGACGCTGATGCGCATCGTCACCGGCATCATTCCGCCGGATTCGGCGTCGGCGATGATGTTCCGCGGGCGGGCGGTCAGCTTCACCGCGCCGAGGCAGGCGATCGACGCCGGCATCGCCATGATCCACCAGGAACTGAACCTGCTGCCCCACCTGTCGGTGTCCGACAACATCTGGCTGGGGCGCGAGCCGCTGAACCGGCTGGGGCTGATCGACCGCGCCCGCATGCGGCGCGAGGCGGCGGCGCTGTTGCGGCGGCTGCGGCAGACCATCGACCCCGACCGTCCGGTCGGCAGCCTCAGCGTCGGCCAGCAGCAGATGGTCGAGATCGCCCGCGCCCTGTCGCTGAACGCCGAACTCATCATCATGGACGAGCCGACCGACGCCCTGACCGACGTCGAGACCGCCGTGCTGTTCGAGGTGATCCGCGGCCTGAAGGCCGAGGGCAAGGGCATCGTCTACATCTCGCACCGGCTGGGCGAGATCTTCGCGCTGTGCGACAGCGTCACCGTGCTGCGCGACGGCCACATGGTCCATCGCGGCGCCGTCGCCGATCTGGACGAGGCAGCGCTGATCCGCCACATGGTCGGCCGCTCGATCAGCGACCAGTATCCCTATCTGCCCTGCCCCGCCGGGCCGGAACGGCTGGCGGTGGAGGGGGTGAGCGCCGAGGGGGTGAACGACGTCGGCTTCACCGCCGCCGGCGGTGAGATCCTGGGCTTCGCCGGGCTGATGGGCGCCGGGCGGACCGAACTGGGCAAGGCGATCTTCGGCGCCAGCCGGCTGCGCGCCGGCCGCGTCCGTGTCGATGGCGCCGAGGTGCGGTTGCGCCATCCCCGCGACGGGGTGGCCGCCGGCATCGCCTATGTGCCCGAGGACCGCAAGGCGGAGGGGCTGATCCAGTCCCATTCCATCCGCACCAACATGTCGCTGGCCGCCTTGAAGCGGCTCTGCGGCCCCGCCGGCGTCGTCCGCCAGTCTGACGAGCGCTCCGCCATCGACCGCTTCATGGCCGCCTTCTCGGTCAAGGCGCATGGCATCGGGGCGGAGGTGCGGACGCTGTCGGGCGGCAACCAACAGAAGATCTCGCTGGCCAAGGCGCTGATGCTGTCGCCGAAAATCGTGATCCTCGACGAGCCGACGCGCGGCGTCGATGTCGGCGCCCGCCGGGAAATCTACGGGCTGATCAACGGCCTGAAGGCACAGGGCCTGTGCATCCTGCTGATGTCGTCGGACATGCCGGAACTGCTGGGCCTGTCCGACCGCATCCTCGTCATGGCGGGCGGGCGGATCACCGGCCGTTTCGGCCGCGACGAGGCGACCCAGGAAAAGATCATGGCCTGCGCCATCGGATGA
- the rbsD gene encoding D-ribose pyranase codes for MKRIGLLNAPLSHAIATLGHTQALTIADAGLPIPAGPQRIDLAVTPGLPSFLQLLDAVAGEMMVERAVIASEMATVNPSLRAALAERLDRMAAAQGRAIALEEVAHEEFKRLTVASAAVVRTGECSPYANILLYSGVTF; via the coding sequence ATGAAACGGATCGGCCTTCTCAATGCCCCGCTCAGCCACGCCATCGCGACGCTGGGCCATACGCAGGCGTTGACCATCGCCGACGCCGGACTGCCGATCCCCGCCGGTCCGCAGCGCATCGATCTGGCGGTGACGCCGGGCCTGCCCTCCTTCCTTCAGCTCCTCGACGCCGTCGCCGGGGAGATGATGGTCGAGCGCGCGGTGATCGCCTCCGAAATGGCCACGGTGAATCCTTCCCTGCGCGCGGCATTGGCCGAGCGGCTGGACCGCATGGCGGCGGCCCAGGGCCGCGCCATCGCGCTGGAGGAGGTCGCGCATGAGGAGTTCAAGCGGCTGACGGTCGCGTCGGCCGCCGTGGTGCGCACGGGCGAATGCTCCCCCTACGCCAACATCCTGCTCTATTCCGGCGTAACCTTCTGA
- the speB gene encoding agmatinase yields MVDSAKLARLRDRYGNATPADFFDPQFRAVAEAVFRGAEAPRQPYSDAGTLLDAPLRTDVAALPDFGGIDIALVGVPLDLGVTNRAGSRFGPRALRNTDRIGPYDHVLKLAPATLVEIADIGDVPFANYLSHDSCHFDIQAFYAKMKAAGVIPLSVGGDHSITGSILKSLGSDRPVGLVHFDAHCDTSGVGDGARFHHSGPFRTAVLDGVLDPDRTIQIGIRGSAEFFWEFSYESGMTVLHAEDVEEMGVKAVIAKAREVVGDGPVYVSFDVDCLDPVYAAGTGTPEAGGLTSREALAILRGLDGLDVIGADVVEVAPQYDPTSNTAQIGAQILFEELCLATRALRKRRAV; encoded by the coding sequence ATGGTGGACAGTGCGAAGCTGGCGCGCCTGCGCGACCGTTACGGCAACGCCACTCCGGCCGATTTCTTCGACCCCCAGTTCCGGGCGGTGGCGGAGGCGGTGTTCCGCGGGGCCGAGGCGCCGCGCCAGCCCTATTCCGACGCCGGAACCCTGCTGGATGCGCCGCTGCGCACCGATGTCGCCGCCCTGCCGGATTTCGGCGGCATCGACATCGCCCTGGTCGGGGTGCCGCTCGACCTCGGCGTGACCAACCGGGCCGGCTCCCGCTTCGGACCACGGGCGCTGCGCAACACCGACCGCATCGGCCCCTACGACCATGTGCTGAAACTGGCGCCGGCGACCCTGGTGGAAATCGCCGACATCGGCGACGTCCCCTTCGCCAACTATCTCAGCCATGACAGCTGCCATTTCGACATCCAGGCCTTCTATGCCAAGATGAAGGCGGCTGGCGTCATCCCGCTGTCGGTCGGTGGCGACCATTCCATCACCGGCTCGATCCTGAAGAGTCTGGGCAGCGACCGCCCGGTCGGTCTGGTGCATTTCGACGCCCATTGCGACACCAGTGGAGTCGGCGACGGCGCCCGCTTCCACCACAGCGGCCCCTTCCGCACCGCCGTGCTCGACGGCGTGCTGGATCCGGACCGCACCATCCAGATCGGCATCCGCGGCAGCGCCGAGTTCTTCTGGGAATTCTCCTATGAATCCGGAATGACCGTGCTGCATGCCGAGGATGTCGAGGAGATGGGTGTCAAGGCGGTCATCGCCAAGGCCCGCGAGGTGGTGGGCGACGGCCCGGTCTATGTCTCGTTCGACGTCGATTGCCTCGACCCGGTCTATGCCGCCGGCACCGGCACGCCGGAGGCCGGCGGCTTGACCTCGCGCGAGGCGCTGGCGATCCTGCGCGGCCTGGACGGCCTCGACGTGATCGGTGCCGACGTGGTGGAGGTGGCGCCGCAATACGACCCCACCAGCAACACCGCCCAGATCGGCGCGCAGATCCTGTTCGAGGAACTGTGCCTCGCCACCCGCGCCCTGCGGAAGCGGCGGGCGGTCTGA
- a CDS encoding flavin monoamine oxidase family protein, whose amino-acid sequence MGNTPIHTASRHVAVIGAGFAGLTAARALKAAGHRVTILEARDRVGGRINTKAAKDGTPVDVGGQWIGPGQDRVIALAEELGVETFPSYEAGENLCLYDGKLMRFDGLMPPHEPAGLADAEAIFGALDALADTANAERPWETPNANELDSITFEQWIVRTANTPEAAFWMRFLANSVLAADARELSMLHVMFYIKAGGGLASLISMSGGAQERRFTKGAQHLADRLADSVRDDIRFNCPVTSITQDEGGVTIEHAGGTLRADRVVVTLPPALAGRLRYSPALPGQRDHLTQRMPMGACIKIQCFYDTPFWREDGLSGMAVNQDGPISLTYDNSPASGQPGVMVCFIEGEDAKEWTGHSAEERRTAVLNALARLFGPRALEVREFIEQSWLEEEYSRGGYAGFMIPGVWTRLGPALTAPCGLIHWAGTETASRWSGYMDGAIRSGERVAAEIATALATA is encoded by the coding sequence ATGGGCAACACCCCGATCCACACCGCTTCCCGCCATGTCGCCGTCATCGGCGCGGGCTTCGCCGGACTGACCGCCGCCCGCGCCCTGAAGGCCGCCGGCCACCGCGTCACCATCCTCGAAGCCCGTGACCGGGTCGGCGGACGCATCAACACCAAGGCGGCGAAGGACGGCACGCCGGTGGATGTCGGCGGCCAGTGGATCGGTCCGGGCCAGGATCGCGTGATCGCGCTTGCCGAGGAACTGGGGGTCGAAACCTTCCCCTCCTACGAGGCGGGCGAGAATCTCTGCCTCTATGACGGCAAGCTGATGCGCTTCGACGGGCTGATGCCGCCGCACGAGCCGGCCGGTCTCGCCGATGCCGAGGCGATCTTCGGCGCCCTTGACGCGCTGGCGGATACCGCCAATGCCGAGCGCCCGTGGGAGACGCCCAACGCCAACGAGTTGGACAGCATCACCTTCGAGCAGTGGATCGTCCGCACCGCCAACACGCCGGAGGCCGCCTTCTGGATGCGCTTCCTGGCCAATTCGGTGTTGGCGGCCGACGCCCGCGAACTGTCGATGCTGCATGTGATGTTCTACATCAAGGCCGGCGGCGGGCTGGCCAGCCTGATCAGCATGTCCGGTGGCGCGCAGGAGCGGCGCTTCACCAAGGGCGCCCAGCATCTGGCCGACCGGCTGGCCGACAGCGTGCGCGACGATATCCGCTTCAACTGTCCGGTCACCTCCATCACCCAGGACGAGGGTGGCGTCACCATCGAGCATGCCGGCGGCACCCTGCGCGCCGACCGCGTCGTCGTCACCCTGCCCCCGGCGCTCGCCGGCCGCCTGCGCTACAGCCCCGCCCTGCCCGGTCAGCGCGACCACCTGACCCAGCGCATGCCGATGGGCGCCTGCATCAAGATCCAATGCTTCTACGACACGCCCTTCTGGCGCGAGGACGGTCTGTCGGGCATGGCGGTCAACCAGGACGGTCCGATCAGCCTGACCTACGACAACTCGCCGGCCTCCGGCCAGCCGGGCGTGATGGTCTGCTTCATCGAGGGCGAGGACGCCAAGGAGTGGACCGGCCACAGCGCCGAGGAGCGGCGGACCGCCGTGCTGAACGCGCTGGCGCGGCTGTTCGGTCCGCGCGCCCTGGAGGTGCGCGAGTTCATCGAGCAGTCCTGGCTGGAGGAGGAATATTCGCGCGGCGGCTATGCCGGCTTCATGATCCCCGGCGTCTGGACCCGTCTCGGCCCGGCGCTGACCGCGCCCTGCGGCCTGATCCATTGGGCCGGCACCGAGACCGCCAGCCGCTGGTCGGGCTACATGGACGGCGCCATCCGATCCGGCGAGCGCGTCGCCGCCGAGATCGCGACCGCCCTGGCGACGGCGTAA
- a CDS encoding TetR/AcrR family transcriptional regulator, translated as MLRRAKSEAKRETILQAAITVIAKEGVHGATTRKIAAEAGINLATLHYQFESKETILLSVLGHLTAQYRQELDMTFSKPEPLRDRIDHLLTFIWSEVQRAPEEQLTLYDLTLYALTTPGSEWMGKKKYEELLLLYRDALASSTEITTGSLDIDLDGLANFVFTGFVGTVLQWLATANTPRARQQIQNLIVAAQRMYL; from the coding sequence GTGTTACGGAGAGCGAAGAGTGAGGCCAAGCGCGAAACCATCCTGCAGGCGGCGATCACCGTCATCGCCAAGGAGGGCGTGCACGGCGCCACGACACGCAAGATCGCGGCGGAAGCGGGAATCAATCTCGCGACCCTGCATTACCAGTTCGAAAGCAAGGAAACGATCCTGCTCAGCGTGCTCGGCCATCTGACCGCGCAGTACCGGCAGGAACTGGACATGACCTTTTCCAAGCCGGAACCCCTGCGGGACCGGATCGACCATCTGCTGACCTTCATCTGGAGCGAGGTTCAGCGCGCACCGGAAGAACAGCTGACGCTCTACGACCTCACGCTCTACGCCCTGACGACCCCGGGGTCGGAATGGATGGGGAAGAAGAAGTACGAGGAGCTTCTGCTGCTGTACCGGGACGCGCTCGCCTCCTCCACCGAGATCACGACCGGCTCACTGGACATCGACCTCGACGGCCTGGCGAATTTCGTCTTCACCGGCTTCGTCGGCACCGTTCTCCAGTGGCTCGCCACCGCCAACACGCCGCGGGCCAGACAGCAAATCCAGAATCTGATCGTCGCGGCCCAACGCATGTATCTCTGA
- a CDS encoding amidase: MTDERTGTPAPWQMDATDLATRIAKRELSALEAARSCLERLDAVNPAINAMVGDLSAGALAEAERADRLAEAGEAFAPLHGVPVTTKINVDQAGVATTNGVSAFTGLIAETDSPPVANWRKAGAVFIGRTNAPPFSVRWFTDNEPHGLTLNPWNPARNVGGSSGGAAAAVATGIGPLAHGNDLAGSARLPASACGIYGMRPTTGRVPAFNPTGKGERSLCLQIGSSQGVLARSVRDIRLGLETMVPRDARDPLWVPAPLAMAGDDDKVRVALFTGEPDYAIDPAVRDALRLAGDWLSDAGYAVEEAAPPSFAEIARLWMAMLGTEMQGPAMQQAMALADEPLRRSQALTAGLSPRLSAEEMLAGFTARATYQRAWQLFFEQYPLLLLPTAWALPFPVGHDTVGESEALEILRAHSPCCVTAFLGVPAISVPVVRAPLPIGIQLVGARFRDGLCLTAAEALGRRIGPILPIDPKGSSPSR; encoded by the coding sequence ATGACTGACGAGAGGACTGGAACGCCGGCTCCCTGGCAGATGGATGCCACGGATCTCGCCACCCGGATCGCCAAGCGGGAGCTGTCCGCGCTTGAGGCGGCGCGCAGCTGTCTGGAACGGCTGGACGCCGTCAACCCGGCGATCAACGCCATGGTCGGCGATCTCAGCGCCGGCGCGCTGGCGGAGGCCGAGCGGGCCGACCGGCTGGCGGAGGCCGGCGAAGCGTTCGCCCCGCTGCATGGCGTGCCGGTCACCACCAAGATCAACGTCGATCAGGCCGGCGTCGCCACCACCAACGGCGTGTCGGCCTTCACCGGCCTGATCGCCGAGACCGACAGCCCGCCGGTCGCCAACTGGCGCAAGGCCGGGGCCGTCTTCATCGGCCGCACCAACGCGCCGCCCTTCTCCGTGCGCTGGTTCACCGACAACGAGCCGCATGGCCTGACCCTCAACCCGTGGAATCCCGCCCGCAATGTCGGCGGCTCCAGCGGCGGGGCCGCCGCCGCGGTCGCCACCGGCATCGGTCCGCTGGCCCATGGCAATGATCTGGCCGGCTCCGCCCGGCTGCCGGCCAGCGCCTGCGGCATCTATGGCATGCGGCCGACCACCGGCCGGGTTCCCGCCTTCAACCCGACCGGCAAGGGCGAGCGCTCGCTCTGCCTACAGATCGGCTCGTCCCAGGGGGTGCTGGCGCGTTCGGTGCGCGACATCCGCCTGGGGCTGGAGACGATGGTTCCACGGGACGCGCGGGATCCTCTGTGGGTGCCGGCGCCGCTGGCGATGGCGGGCGATGACGACAAGGTGCGCGTCGCCCTGTTCACCGGGGAGCCGGATTACGCCATCGACCCTGCAGTGCGCGACGCGCTGCGGCTGGCCGGCGACTGGCTCAGCGACGCCGGTTACGCCGTGGAGGAAGCCGCACCGCCCAGCTTCGCCGAGATCGCCCGGCTGTGGATGGCGATGCTGGGCACCGAGATGCAGGGCCCGGCGATGCAGCAGGCGATGGCGCTCGCCGACGAGCCGCTGCGCCGCTCGCAGGCGCTGACCGCCGGCCTGTCGCCCCGCCTGTCGGCGGAGGAGATGCTGGCCGGCTTCACCGCCCGCGCCACCTATCAGCGCGCCTGGCAGCTGTTCTTCGAGCAGTATCCGCTGCTGCTGCTGCCGACGGCCTGGGCCCTTCCCTTCCCGGTCGGCCATGACACGGTCGGCGAAAGCGAGGCGCTGGAGATCCTGCGGGCGCACAGCCCCTGCTGCGTCACCGCCTTCCTCGGCGTGCCGGCGATCTCGGTCCCGGTGGTGCGCGCGCCGCTGCCGATCGGCATCCAGCTGGTGGGGGCGCGGTTCCGCGATGGCCTGTGCCTGACCGCCGCCGAGGCGCTGGGCCGGCGCATCGGGCCGATCCTGCCGATCGATCCCAAAGGGTCAAGCCCTTCGCGATAA
- a CDS encoding MFS transporter encodes MSNSIESGAPQDGAQSTDSALSIAAITLFGIVGPLSFLVSPVVTGQMASQLDWSAGTIGLIMGCELAGASLVSFPAMRLLRVLSPRTVALLAAILFIAANGVSALVTSVDVFLPARIVAGAAGGVLSVVALVSAARAANPPKAFAYWSGGQTVAAAVGLLYLPDLFVRTGLGGIYGCLAVAALLSLVVIGGFGKDLLSSLNDGGERHNLKAARWTLVAIFGFYVAVGGAWAFVGIPGAELGFTDAGIGMLSSLAMTAGILGSVLASHVGGKAHHNRFVIASYLLLVLCLGVIEFVADHMVFAGVIVLLQVLWSFLLPLLLASLAESDDDGNMVILSNMIIGGGAALGPMLAGYTIDFLGGYGAVATEGGIILLLSAAAFARSRSRALVKGAALQAPSSSLSHG; translated from the coding sequence ATGTCCAATTCCATCGAGTCCGGGGCGCCGCAGGACGGCGCCCAATCCACCGACAGCGCCCTGTCGATCGCCGCGATCACACTGTTCGGCATCGTCGGCCCCTTGAGCTTCCTCGTCTCGCCGGTGGTCACCGGCCAGATGGCCAGCCAGCTCGACTGGTCGGCTGGAACCATCGGCCTGATCATGGGATGCGAACTGGCCGGCGCATCGCTGGTCTCCTTCCCGGCCATGCGCCTGCTGCGCGTCCTGTCGCCGCGCACCGTTGCCCTGCTGGCGGCCATCCTCTTCATCGCCGCCAACGGCGTGTCCGCCCTGGTCACCTCGGTGGATGTCTTCCTGCCGGCGCGCATCGTCGCCGGTGCGGCCGGCGGCGTGCTGTCGGTGGTGGCGCTGGTGTCCGCCGCCCGCGCGGCGAATCCGCCGAAGGCCTTCGCCTATTGGAGCGGCGGCCAGACGGTGGCGGCGGCGGTCGGCCTGCTGTATCTGCCCGATCTGTTCGTCCGCACCGGCCTCGGCGGCATCTACGGCTGTCTCGCGGTGGCGGCGCTGCTGTCGCTGGTGGTGATCGGCGGCTTCGGCAAGGACCTGCTGTCCTCGCTCAACGACGGCGGCGAGCGGCATAATCTGAAGGCGGCGCGCTGGACGCTGGTGGCGATCTTCGGCTTCTACGTCGCGGTCGGCGGCGCCTGGGCCTTCGTCGGCATCCCGGGGGCCGAGCTGGGCTTCACCGATGCCGGGATCGGCATGCTGTCATCGCTGGCGATGACCGCCGGCATCCTCGGATCGGTGCTCGCCTCCCATGTCGGCGGCAAGGCCCATCACAACCGCTTCGTCATCGCCAGCTACCTGCTGCTGGTGCTGTGCCTGGGCGTGATCGAGTTCGTCGCCGACCATATGGTGTTCGCCGGGGTGATCGTCCTCCTCCAGGTCCTGTGGTCCTTCCTGCTGCCGCTGCTGCTGGCGTCGCTCGCCGAAAGCGATGACGATGGCAACATGGTGATCCTGTCGAATATGATCATCGGCGGCGGCGCGGCGCTCGGTCCCATGCTGGCCGGCTACACCATCGACTTCCTCGGCGGTTACGGGGCCGTCGCGACCGAGGGCGGGATCATCCTGCTGCTGTCCGCCGCCGCCTTCGCCCGTTCCCGGTCCCGGGCGCTGGTGAAAGGCGCCGCGCTCCAGGCTCCCTCCAGTTCCCTTTCTCATGGATGA